AGTTTATTAAATAAATAGATCAGAAATAAATATTGTTTCAGTATCGAAAAAGCTACTGTTAAAATGAGTTTACTGTGGACTATGTGGATGCATTTTCTACACCATCGGCAAACCCAGAGATTAATTTTGATGTAAACTTTTATTCTTACGCCAAATCCATGGTTCGATAGCATTGGGTTGGCTCCATACGCCAATCTTTTTTCTTCTTGCTTCGATTTCTAATCTATCCCAAGCAGGGTTTTGGTCATATTTTATATAGTGCCATGCATAACCTGCTGATAATATTTCTTCATTTAATACTTTATTATTATTCAAATACACCAGACCAACACTTCGACCATATCTATCAACATCAGTTATTTTAACTTTAACAAATCTTTCAAAAACAAGATTACTTGTATACTTCTTTGCTGCCATTCCAAATGGCTGTGATTTTTCTGGACAATCAATACCATGTAACCTTATCTTCACCTGTACTTTTTCACTTGTTAATATAGTTATCGTATCTCCGTCTGCAACCGAAATTACTTTCCCTGTTACCTCTCCCTGGAGTAAATTATTTAGAAAGAAAACTAAAAATAAAATTACATGCATAATTTTCTAGATTATAGAAATAAATATATAGACAAAAAAATCATTAATAAACATAACTTTTTCCAACTGTTACATAAGGGCCTCTTCATATCAAAAGTTATTCTGGCAATCCGAAACGAATCCTACCTAGCCTTTGATGCCCCTACAGCATAACATCATTGATATTATCAAATGTGGGGAAATTTGAGATTTAAATAAAATTGAATTATGCTCGATCTTGCCTTTGAGGCATCATGACAAGAACCAATAATTGTGCCGCGGCAATTGCAC
Above is a window of Solitalea lacus DNA encoding:
- a CDS encoding thermonuclease family protein, whose translation is MHVILFLVFFLNNLLQGEVTGKVISVADGDTITILTSEKVQVKIRLHGIDCPEKSQPFGMAAKKYTSNLVFERFVKVKITDVDRYGRSVGLVYLNNNKVLNEEILSAGYAWHYIKYDQNPAWDRLEIEARRKKIGVWSQPNAIEPWIWRKNKSLHQN